A portion of the uncultured Draconibacterium sp. genome contains these proteins:
- a CDS encoding hybrid sensor histidine kinase/response regulator, producing the protein MQLTKNLEYTMMQNKKPVILIVDDVPKNIQVLGTLLAKFKCELAVAMNGQQALDTVEKVKPDLILLDVMMPIMDGHETCRRLKSNEATKDIPVIFLSAKTETEDIVEGFKLGAVDYITKPFIGKELAARVRTHLTLRQTQQTLSEEVHSKNKFFSIMSHDLRGAFGIITNFVQLIQEGGDFLTTEEKEELLNDIQTTSANTLDLLENLLKWARSQTGAIKFSPEKLPLACIFDEINRNHTNIAQAKEIKITSSTKEDIEVYGDRNMILLILRNLVSNAIKFTQKGGQISISAEKAEEMVKVVVADTGIGIDEDKVKNLFSIDSKTTSTGTANEQGHGLGLVLCKEFVKINNGQIGIESIPGKGTKVWFTLPVQSLADDKS; encoded by the coding sequence ATGCAACTAACAAAGAATCTGGAATATACAATGATGCAAAATAAGAAACCGGTAATACTAATTGTAGACGATGTCCCAAAAAACATTCAGGTGCTGGGCACCTTATTGGCAAAATTTAAGTGCGAGCTCGCTGTTGCAATGAATGGCCAACAAGCCCTTGATACCGTTGAAAAAGTTAAGCCTGATTTAATTCTGCTTGACGTTATGATGCCAATTATGGATGGTCATGAAACATGCAGAAGATTAAAGAGTAACGAAGCCACAAAAGATATTCCGGTCATATTTCTTTCGGCAAAAACTGAAACCGAAGACATTGTTGAAGGATTTAAACTTGGTGCTGTTGATTACATAACAAAACCATTTATTGGCAAAGAACTGGCCGCCCGGGTCAGAACACACTTAACATTGCGCCAAACGCAGCAAACACTTAGCGAAGAAGTACACTCAAAAAATAAGTTTTTTTCCATCATGTCTCACGACTTGCGTGGAGCTTTTGGTATCATTACCAACTTTGTTCAGCTCATTCAGGAAGGGGGCGATTTTCTTACCACCGAAGAAAAAGAAGAGCTTTTAAACGATATTCAAACAACATCGGCAAATACCTTAGATCTTCTGGAGAATCTGCTGAAATGGGCGCGTTCTCAAACCGGAGCGATAAAATTCTCGCCCGAGAAATTACCGCTGGCATGTATTTTTGATGAGATTAACAGAAACCACACCAACATTGCACAAGCCAAAGAAATTAAAATTACATCATCAACTAAAGAGGATATTGAAGTGTACGGCGACCGGAACATGATTCTCCTAATACTTCGTAACCTGGTATCGAATGCCATAAAATTCACCCAAAAAGGCGGGCAAATATCTATCTCGGCAGAAAAAGCTGAAGAAATGGTAAAAGTTGTTGTGGCCGACACGGGTATTGGTATTGATGAAGATAAAGTGAAAAACCTGTTTTCAATTGATTCGAAAACAACATCAACCGGAACAGCCAACGAACAAGGCCACGGCCTGGGACTTGTTTTGTGTAAGGAATTTGTAAAAATTAATAATGGCCAGATTGGAATAGAAAGCATACCTGGAAAAGGAACAAAGGTGTGGTTTACACTACCGGTTCAGTCTTTAGCAGATGACAAAAGTTAA
- a CDS encoding antibiotic biosynthesis monooxygenase, which translates to MMFSVIYSFQVKKGSEKLFEADWKELTKMFRDFAGGLGSRLHLAEENSYIAYAQWPNKKAWEEAENKLPEEALEVRTRMRNSCEAMKTLHQLHLVEDMLVK; encoded by the coding sequence TATTCATTTCAGGTTAAAAAAGGATCTGAGAAACTGTTTGAGGCAGACTGGAAAGAACTCACCAAAATGTTTCGCGATTTTGCGGGAGGATTGGGGTCGAGACTTCACCTCGCCGAAGAGAACAGTTACATTGCTTATGCGCAGTGGCCCAACAAAAAAGCGTGGGAAGAGGCAGAAAATAAATTGCCGGAAGAAGCACTTGAAGTCAGAACACGTATGCGTAACAGTTGCGAGGCGATGAAGACTTTGCATCAGTTACATTTGGTTGAGGATATGTTGGTGAAGTAA